One Nerophis ophidion isolate RoL-2023_Sa linkage group LG23, RoL_Noph_v1.0, whole genome shotgun sequence genomic window carries:
- the scaf1 gene encoding splicing factor, arginine/serine-rich 19 isoform X2, translating into MDMPSASSLKKRLTTSSSTSQRDTGRSPTHCSPSFSRSSPSSDQSSPSSTTSSACASSSAVQNHVESPTTGAEAATVSSTSASLAMSSLATSLSTPTSAQSFPRTVDCEEGRKNDIYDPFHPTEVEKDANMEEDEGEKYDPFDPTGSPASDADDESGKITEENKNTEREIGEKKEEEPPDSTDILTDPPSPPPATELSHRRRVDYSTTKGRGRRADSENSEIEEGEIVVAIERDISSKRTPLNSPKITFFDPKPERILRVLDGDGFVSVCADSHWEEPEDEPVVGVEDLRRKLVSKRKERYLSCPGSSPPSSQPLPPLSPPINSPPSSPLPPAAEQGSKNRKSAKSSKDQNRQRSKDNKARDKDEKRKKKRKEKEADRERCREKNEEDKNYKEGKSRRSSRSSSQKRKRTHHSSPEGSRSRNSLRREGHSRHSFSSHSVERHRDRERDKDRDRGRDRDRGRDRDRKTEPDRRRESEQNRSFSYRDGRDTSSSLRKDERKRKGRYHSSSRERDISKRSRRSRDRDRHHEQERHRDGRPVVPPSIQDLNGSDLFAIKRTITVTSTTTTTVPGSPILSQASPCHNVQDTDKLHKRKKKRRWHSGGEEMDRGPYHGRSQSLSPPRYHSYDSDHYSDKLELDMLSLDGEALDSDYPSLEDTPPPALPTDPPVPSPKSKTSPKTERHRPKKKGRTFKKPTLSSSSSSYNKTKSKGISSLSHPSDSAPISSGLPLAKRNRKMGKDKVWDKGSKKDLSRSSKSKKDGNGRKTKLQSKVSVLVREGVSSTTGTSVASSKLGMDLLGPGGTGGGSGGSVVGGSIAVVFCRDNESRSPFLKPCSEPLSVVVRSKDMSSMGKRNSLKALPPSLSSPLALKSKKTKPGSITSTSSSTSSPSSTLATKRRRRLVKKVKDKGGAAGAASEDGGQSKATSEGWSAASLEVFSTGGDGKKSVSPLTGQAGPIPCLSSSSSSSSFTSLLPPASSPPRTPPPSIAPLRDTRESSPDSQTVDSSCKTPEPSFLAEDCPTHTSPPHTPSSPASISGPQGTGLSITLSTPTTMPPLSDNAPKSAASPPSPSSSVGGGLASLSLPLSSSDPSSSSSVSSSSASKPPPPPPPAAPILPWSLQTGVDCTTGGVLAYPLSSQPEPVPIACSSFIRQLFILLSDPPSSSSLAAFIAWIEPGTVHPPELPALSWLHQNPTLSLTPQLRWWMRTDSPTDVAWGAARIHGEL; encoded by the coding sequence ATGGACATGCCATCTGCATCAAGCCTCAAAAAGAGGCTGACTACCTCCTCATCCACATCCCAAAGAGATACCGGCAGAAGTCCTACTCATTGCTCACCCTCGTTTTCTCGGTCCTCTCCATCGTCTGATCAGTCTTCTCCCTCATCTACGACATCCTCTGCCTGTGCTAGCTCATCAGCTGTTCAGAATCATGTTGAAAGTCCGACGACAGGAGCAGAAGCGGCGACGGTATCTTCCACGTCTGCTTCTCTAGCAATGTCGTCTCTGGCCACATCCCTATCTACACCAACCTCAGCACAGTCCTTTCCTCGCACTGTTGATTGTGAAGAAGGTAGAAAAAATGATATTTATGACCCTTTTCATCCTACTGAAGTGGAAAAAGACGCAAATATGGAAGAAGACGAGGGAGAAAAGTATGACCCATTTGACCCAACTGGTTCTCCGGCATCAGATGCTGATGATGAAAGTGGTAAAATAACAGAAGAGAATAAAAACACTGAGAGAGAAATTGgtgagaagaaggaggaggagcctCCAGATTCTACTGACATTTTAACTGACCCACCAAGCCCTCCTCCAGCTACAGAGCTCTCTCATAGACGGCGGGTCGACTACAGTACTACCAAAGGCCGAGGTCGCAGAGCTGACTCAGAAAATTCTGAGATTGAGGAGGGGGAGATTGTTGTGGCTATTGAGAGAGACATTAGCAGCAAGAGAACGCCTTTAAACTCTCCTAAGATCACCTTCTTTGATCCAAAGCCGGAACGCATCCTCCGGGTGCTGGATGGCGATGGATTTGTGTCTGTATGTGCAGACAGTCACTGGGAAGAGCCCGAGGATGAGCCTGTAGTGGGAGTGGAGGATCTGAGAAGGAAACTTGTAAGCAAGAGGAAGGAACGCTATCTATCCTGTCCTGGATCGTCCCCACCGTCTTCTCAACCGTTGCCTCCTCTTTCTCCCCCCATTAACTCTCCACCTTCTTCCCCTCTCCCACCTGCTGCTGAGCAAGGAAGCAAGAACCGCAAGTCAGCCAAAAGCTCCAAGGACCAGAACAGACAGCGAAGTAAGGATAACAAGGCTCGGGATAAAGATGAGAAACGAAAGAAAAAGCGGAAGGAAAAAGAGGCAGATCGGGAAAGGTGTAGGGAGAAGAATGAAGAGGACAAGAATTATAAGGAAGGTAAAAGTAGGAGAAGTAGTAGGAGTAGTAGTCAGAAGAGGAAGAGAACGCATCACAGTAGTCCAGAGGGTTCACGTTCACGCAACTCATTGAGACGAGAGGGCCACAGTAGACACTCGTTCTCCAGCCATTCTGTAGAGCGACATCGCGACAGGGAAAGAGATAAGGACAGGGACAGAGGTAGAGACCGGGACAGGGGAAGAGACAGAGACCGAAAAACAGAGCCAGACAGGCGGAGGGAGAGTGAACAAAACCGCAGCTTTTCCTACAGAGATGGAAGAGATACAAGTTCTAGTTTGAGAAAGGATGAGAGGAAACGTAAGGGAAGATATCACTCAAGCAGCAGAGAGCGGGACATTTCAAAAAGGTCCAGAAGAAGCAGGGACCGAGACCGGCATCATGAGCAGGAACGGCACCGGGACGGACGTCCTGTTGTTCCGCCATCTATTCAGGACCTTAATGGTTCAGACCTGTTTGCCATCAAGCGAACCATCACAGTCACCAGCACCACAACAACCACCGTACCCGGCTCTCCTATACTCTCGCAAGCTTCACCCTGTCATAACGTGCAGGACACGGACAAGCTCCACAAGAGGAAGAAGAAAAGAAGATGGCACTCGGGTGGTGAGGAAATGGACCGAGGACCTTATCACGGTCGATCACAGTCACTGTCTCCTCCAAGATATCACAGCTATGACTCAGACCACTATTCGGATAAACTGGAGCTGGATATGTTGTCATTAGATGGTGAAGCTTTGGACTCTGACTACCCATCATTGGAAGATACACCTCCACCAGCCCTGCCCAcagacccacctgttcccagccCGAAATCTAAAACCAGCCCCAAGACCGAACGACATCGCCCCAAAAAGAAAGGACGCACATTTAAGAAACCAACTCTATCCTCTTCATCCTCCTCTTACAATAAAACCAAAAGCAAAGGCATTTCCTCACTATCTCACCCCTCTGATTCTGCCCCCATCTCATCAGGCCTTCCTCTTGCTAAACGAAACCGGAAGATGGGAAAAGACAAAGTTTGGGATAAAGGCAGCAAAAAAGATTTGAGTCGCTCGAGCAAATCGAAGAAAGACGGCAACGGTCGGAAAACCAAACTTCAGTCCAAAGTGTCAGTTTTGGTGCGTGAGGGTGTGAGCAGCACCACTGGGACATCGGTTGCATCCAGTAAGCTGGGTATGGACCTCCTTGGTCCAGGTGGTACAGGAGGGGGTTCCGGAGGATCTGTTGTGGGTGGTTCAATTGCGGTAGTCTTCTGCAGAGACAATGAGAGCAGGTCACCATTCCTTAAACCTTGCTCTGAACCTCTGTCAGTAGTAGTCCGCAGTAAAGATATGTCCAGTATGGGCAAGCGTAATAGCCTGAAAGCACTACCACCCTCTTTAAGCAGTCCTTTGGCATTGAAATCTAAGAAAACCAAGCCTGGTTCTATCACATCCACTTCTTCCTCCACGTCCTCCCCTTCGTCCACATTGGCAACAAAGCGCCGCCGTCGCTTGGTCAAGAAGGTCAAGGATAAAGGTGGAGCAGCAGGCGCGGCCTCCGAAGATGGAGGCCAATCAAAAGCGACATCTGAAGGCTGGAGCGCAGCCTCCCTGGAGGTTTTTTCCACTGGAGGCGATGGTAAAAAGTCAGTCAGTCCACTCACTGGCCAAGCGGGTCCTATTCCTTGTTTGtcatcctcctcatcctcctcgtCTTTTACAAGTCTGCTTCCACCCGCATCCTCACCGCCCCGCACACCTCCACCTTCAATTGCTCCCCTGAGGGACACAAGGGAGTCTTCACCAGACTCTCAGACTGTGGACAGCAGCTGCAAGACTCCAGAGCCTTCCTTCCTTGCTGAGGACTGCCCAACTCACACCAGCCCCCCACACACGCCATCGAGTCCAGCCAGCATATCCGGGCCCCAAGGAACTGGCCTCAGCATCACCTTGTCTACACCCACCACAATGCCCCCTCTTTCGGACAATGCACCCAAATCTGCTGCCTCACCTCCTTCACCCTCCTCGTCAGTGGGGGGTGGTCTCGCCTCTCTCTCTTTACCTCTATCCTCATCAGacccttcttcctcctcctcggtGTCCTCGTCATCTGCTAGTAAGCCCCCTCCGCCTCCACCTCCTGCAGCTCCTATCCTCCCGTGGAGTCTGCAGACAGGAGTCGACTGCACAACTGGCGGAGTTCTTGCTT